Genomic DNA from uncultured Methanospirillum sp.:
ATCTCAAGGCCATCTTTTGCCCTCATCGTGCAGGCGGTCATCATCGTCCGTTTTCCGCAGGTGACATGGTCAACCATGCAGAGCCGGCACGCACCGTAGGGATCGAGCACCTCCTCGTAGCAGAGATGTGGAATATCGATGCCGTTTCGCATCGCAACCGAGAACATCGTCTCTCCTTCCTCTGCCCGATACTGGCTCTTGTTGATGGTGACCGTCACCATCCGTGCCCCTTCAGTCATGTACCCTCCTTGATCAGGGCCTCGTACTCTTCCCTGAAGTATTTCAGCGTTGTAAGAACCGGATTTGGTGCAGTCTGCCCGAGCCCGCAGAGCGATGTCATCTGGATTGTATCAGACAGCGATTCGAGCATTACAAGATCTGCAGAAGATCCTTTTCCTGCCATGATCTTGTTCAGGATGAGCAGCGTGTGCTTGAGGCCTTCCCGGCAGGGAACACACTTCCCGCACGACTCACTTGTTGCAAAATTGATGAAATACCGGGCGATATCGACCATATCGGTATCCTCATCCATCACCACGATACCACCAGAACCCATCATCGACCCGGCCTCGTTCAGGTGTTCAAAGTCAACCGGTGTATCAAAGAGTCGTGCCGGGATGCATCCGCCTGATGGTCCTCCGGTCTGAACGGCCTTGACTGCTTTTCCACCAGCCCCGCCATTTCCGATCTCTGACACAATGGTATGGAGCGTTGTTCCGAGGGGAACCTCGACCATCCCAACATTCTCAACCTTGCCGACAAGCGAGAAGACCTTGGTTCCGGTGTTGCCCTTCGCACCAATTCCCCGGTACCACTCTGCTCCCCGGGCAAGGATCACCGGAACATTGCAGAAGGTCTCCACGTTGTTGAGATCGGTCGGTCTTCCCCAGACCCCGCTGTCTGTAAGTCGTGGCGGACGCGGACGCGGTCGTCCGGTCTTTCCCTCGATAGAAGCTGCAAGGGCGGTAGACTCACCACAGACAAATGCACCTGCCCCGGTTGCAAGCTGGATATCACATGAGAAACCGGTGCCGAGAATGTTCTCACCGAGAAGCCCGTACTCCCGTGCCTGACCGATCGCCTTTTTGAGCCTCTCGATGGCAAGCGGATACTCTGCCCTGATATAGATCAGTGCATCAGAAGTCCCGATTGCATACGCACCGATAAGGAGCCCCTCGATCAGCATATGGGGATCGCTCTCCATCTCGTTCCGGTTCATGTATGCACCGGGATCGCCCTCGTCTGCATTGCAGACCACGTACTTGAGATAACCTTTCGCCTTCCTCGTGATCTCCCATTTCAGACCAGCTGGAAACCCTGCACCGCCACGACCCCGAAGATCTGACTGTTTCACAACATCGATAACCTCGTCTGGTGTCCGGGAGGTTATGGCAGAAACAAAGGCCTGATACCCGCCGACTGCGATATACTCATCGATATCTTCAGGATTGATGAACCCGGCATCGCGGAGGATCACCTTGGTCTGTCGACCGAAGAAGGGGACATCATGGTAATCAGGAATCTGTTCAAATCCGGTTCCGTAGGTTATTGTTCCGGTGATATGGTCCCAGGCTGAGACCTTGCATAGTGCCTTCTCTTCCAACACAGAACCGTTCAGCACGGATTTCACAATCGCTTCGGCATCATCCGGGGAGACCCGATGAATAATCACGAGCGGTCTTCCCGGGATCGTGATGTTTACTATCGGCTCCTCCTTGCAGAACCCAATACAACCAACACGGACAAGGTCAATATCATAGCCTCCTGCCGTGATGATCTCCTTGAGCCTCTCAAAGAGTCTCTTTCCACCGACAGCGATTCCACAGGTGGAGAGGCCAACCGCAATCCTCGGGCGGTCTGGCTTCAGTTTTGAAAGCCCGGACTCACGAACCTTCGCGAGATCTCCAGGAGTCTGAATCGGCATGGCTGATCCCGCCATCACAGATCACTCCCTTTTTTCGGCTGCCCGATACCGGTTCCTTTCCATCCGTACCGTGAGAGGATGTCAGGGATCTGTTCCGGTGTCACATATCCATAGAGATCATTGTCAACATGAAGCACCGGAGCCATGCTACAGGCCCCGAAGCACCGTGCGATCTCAACGGTGAACATGTTATCCCCGGTCGTCTCCGAGTATTTTCCGAGAGTGGTCTCTCCCGGAAGACCAAGAAGTGACTGGAGAGTTCCAAGGATCTTTTCTGCACCCTTCACATGGCAGGGAGTTCCCATGCAGACCGTGATCATGTGTTCTCCAACCGGGTGGAGGCTGAAGAACGAGTAAAACGTGATCAGGCTGTACAGCCGTGATACCGGTTCATTCAATTCTATAGACACACGATTCAACAGATCCCTGGGGATGTATCCTTCCTGGATCTGGATATCACGCAGTATCCCCAGAGTTCTTCCGGAGGGAGAGGGATACCGCGAGATAATCTCGTGAAATGTTGTATCATCCATGATCTGACCAAAAAATGGTAGTGGATCAGATACCCAGGGCCGAACGTTTCCGGTTGATCTCAGCCTCAAGAAGATCTGCTGACTTTACCGGATCCGGTTCGACCGCAAGCGCAGAATTTGTGATGCCCTTTAGTCCTTCGGTAAGGAGATTTATCACATTCTTGCTCCCGAAGATCTTGGGAGGAATCCCGAGCACCGTGTAAACACCGGATGCAACAAAGTAGGTCCCGATTGGAAGAGCCTTCTGTGAATACCACTCCGGAGCAGCCCCTCCGAGTGGAAGATCGCCGATCCCGACGCCGAGTTCCTTTGCAACCATTGAGGCCATGACCAGGATACGCGAGTTGTCAACACATGAACCCATGTGAAGGACCGGGGGAATCCCGAGAAGGTTGCATACCGCCTTAAGACCGGGACCTGCAAGATCCGCTGCTTCAGGAAGGAGAAGACCGGCCTTTCCGCATGCTATCGCGGCACATCCGGTCTCAACAACAAGAATATCCCTCTTGATCAACTCTTTTGCCAGGGTTACATGGCCATAGTCCTGCTTGATCCTCGGATGGTTACAGCCGACAATCCCGACCACACCCTTGATCTGACCGGCAACGATGGCATCGATCAGTGGTTTGTATGTCCCGCCCAGGGCCTTCCTGATCTCCTCTTCCGAGAAACCGGCCATCACCTTCATCGGTTTTCCCGGGATCCTTACGCGGTCCGGGTTCCGGTTCGGATAGTTGTCGATTGCCAGTGTAATGATCTCCTTTGCAGTCGACAGGGCGGTCTCTGCACTGAACTCCATGTACTGGGTTCCCGGGATCTTTGCCTTCATGCTGGTTGTAACAACCTTAGTATGGTAGCATCCGGCAGTAGCAGGTATTGACGGGAAGATACACTGGTAATCAACCACCATCGCTTCGACAGCACCGGTGGCAATCGCGAGTTCCTGGTCGAGAACGTTTCCTGCGATCGGAATCCCGCTTCGCATCAGGAGTTCATTACCGGTGCAGCACATCCCGACAAGGTTGATCCCTTTTGCTCCCTTCTCAGTTGCATACTTCTTGAGCTCCGGATCCTCGGCTGCCTGGACGATCATCTCGGAGAGGAGCGGGTTGTGGCCGTGAAGAACAACATTCACCTTGTCAGTGCTCAGTGTCCCAAGGTTAGCCCAGGAGGTCAGGGGCTTTGGAGTGCCAAAGAGGATATCTGAACAATCGGTGGCGATCATCGATCCTCCCCACCCATCGGCAAGAGCGGTCCGCATGGCATGAAGGAGAATATTCACGAAGTCAGCATCCACACCCATGTGGATCCGGTGCAGGGCTTCCACGATCTCCCGGTCAATTCCCCGTGGAGTGATCCCGAACTCTTTCCAGATTGCTTTTGTCTTATCAGGTGCACGTTCTGCCATCTGGATATAGTTCTTGACACTCCCGAACTCTGCTAAAAGACCGAGTGCGAGATCTTTTGCAATCTCCCCGGGTTTTCTTCCGGTAACGGCAATCCCGTACTCTTCGGCTACCCGCTTCAGTTTCTCTTCGTCTGTGATCCGGTACCCCTCGGCCTTGCCTTCTGCTGTCTCAAGCAGTACCTCTACAACTTCCCTGCCATGATCAGAATGGGCTGCTGCCCCGACCGAAAGGTCATCCAGGAGGTTTCGGGCGACAATCGTATCGACATTTGCTCCACAAACCCCGCGAGAAGGTTTTCCCCCATAGGGATCGATCCGACAGGGTCCCATTGCACAATTATTACAGCAGACACCAAGCTGGCCGAACCCGCACTGAGGCTGCTGGAGTGCAAACCGATCCCATGCAGTCTCAATCCCTTCGTCTATTGCCTTTGCTATGATCTCCTGGTCTGCTGAATCAAGTGCTCGCCGTTCTGCTTCTTTTCTGATATCTGACGGGTTACTCATTTTTTCTCTCCTGGAACTCAAAGATTGGCAATAGTCTCCATCACTGCTTTGAATGCACGGATATTTTCCGGCATTGAGGTAGTTTCAACGTCCAGCCCCTGTGACCTGATAAGCCGCATGGTAAGGTCGGCCCTTGTCTCACTGATGATATCATTCACATCACCGAACTCAAGAGCACCGGTTTTGCATGCCTCTGCACATGCAGGGATCCGGCCTTCAGACAACCGTCCGATGCAGTTATCGCACTTTGCATTTACTTCCCGGTCACTTTCGAGCTCACGAACCTTCTGAAACGTGATAATTCCAAACGGGCATGCCATGGCACAAACACTGCACTGGATACACCGTGCATACGATACAAGAACAGAACCGGTTGCCTCGTCCCTGCTGAGAGCCCGTGTAGGACACACCTGCATGCACGGGGCAGGATCGCAATGCCTGCACCGGTTGGGAAACGAGAGATAATTATCAACAGATTCAACATGAATGCGCGGATGTGATGGTTTTTCTTCACTAAACGTCAGGAGTAACTCCTTGTTCTCTGAATGCTCAACGGCACAGGCAATTTCACAATGCCTGCAACCGACACACCGATCCTGCCGGACAAAGACTGTCTTCATAAAAATACCCTCTGACCTCCTGAAATCTCATAGC
This window encodes:
- the cooS gene encoding anaerobic carbon-monoxide dehydrogenase catalytic subunit, giving the protein MSNPSDIRKEAERRALDSADQEIIAKAIDEGIETAWDRFALQQPQCGFGQLGVCCNNCAMGPCRIDPYGGKPSRGVCGANVDTIVARNLLDDLSVGAAAHSDHGREVVEVLLETAEGKAEGYRITDEEKLKRVAEEYGIAVTGRKPGEIAKDLALGLLAEFGSVKNYIQMAERAPDKTKAIWKEFGITPRGIDREIVEALHRIHMGVDADFVNILLHAMRTALADGWGGSMIATDCSDILFGTPKPLTSWANLGTLSTDKVNVVLHGHNPLLSEMIVQAAEDPELKKYATEKGAKGINLVGMCCTGNELLMRSGIPIAGNVLDQELAIATGAVEAMVVDYQCIFPSIPATAGCYHTKVVTTSMKAKIPGTQYMEFSAETALSTAKEIITLAIDNYPNRNPDRVRIPGKPMKVMAGFSEEEIRKALGGTYKPLIDAIVAGQIKGVVGIVGCNHPRIKQDYGHVTLAKELIKRDILVVETGCAAIACGKAGLLLPEAADLAGPGLKAVCNLLGIPPVLHMGSCVDNSRILVMASMVAKELGVGIGDLPLGGAAPEWYSQKALPIGTYFVASGVYTVLGIPPKIFGSKNVINLLTEGLKGITNSALAVEPDPVKSADLLEAEINRKRSALGI
- a CDS encoding 4Fe-4S dicluster domain-containing protein is translated as MKTVFVRQDRCVGCRHCEIACAVEHSENKELLLTFSEEKPSHPRIHVESVDNYLSFPNRCRHCDPAPCMQVCPTRALSRDEATGSVLVSYARCIQCSVCAMACPFGIITFQKVRELESDREVNAKCDNCIGRLSEGRIPACAEACKTGALEFGDVNDIISETRADLTMRLIRSQGLDVETTSMPENIRAFKAVMETIANL
- a CDS encoding NAD(P)H-dependent oxidoreductase subunit E produces the protein MDDTTFHEIISRYPSPSGRTLGILRDIQIQEGYIPRDLLNRVSIELNEPVSRLYSLITFYSFFSLHPVGEHMITVCMGTPCHVKGAEKILGTLQSLLGLPGETTLGKYSETTGDNMFTVEIARCFGACSMAPVLHVDNDLYGYVTPEQIPDILSRYGWKGTGIGQPKKGSDL
- a CDS encoding NADH-ubiquinone oxidoreductase-F iron-sulfur binding region domain-containing protein, yielding MAGSAMPIQTPGDLAKVRESGLSKLKPDRPRIAVGLSTCGIAVGGKRLFERLKEIITAGGYDIDLVRVGCIGFCKEEPIVNITIPGRPLVIIHRVSPDDAEAIVKSVLNGSVLEEKALCKVSAWDHITGTITYGTGFEQIPDYHDVPFFGRQTKVILRDAGFINPEDIDEYIAVGGYQAFVSAITSRTPDEVIDVVKQSDLRGRGGAGFPAGLKWEITRKAKGYLKYVVCNADEGDPGAYMNRNEMESDPHMLIEGLLIGAYAIGTSDALIYIRAEYPLAIERLKKAIGQAREYGLLGENILGTGFSCDIQLATGAGAFVCGESTALAASIEGKTGRPRPRPPRLTDSGVWGRPTDLNNVETFCNVPVILARGAEWYRGIGAKGNTGTKVFSLVGKVENVGMVEVPLGTTLHTIVSEIGNGGAGGKAVKAVQTGGPSGGCIPARLFDTPVDFEHLNEAGSMMGSGGIVVMDEDTDMVDIARYFINFATSESCGKCVPCREGLKHTLLILNKIMAGKGSSADLVMLESLSDTIQMTSLCGLGQTAPNPVLTTLKYFREEYEALIKEGT